Below is a window of Thermodesulfomicrobium sp. WS DNA.
CCGGGGTGGAGGCATATTTCACCCACCACTGTGACGGCCTCATCGCCGTGGGCGGTGGCAGCGTGCTCGACACCGCCAAGGGCATCGGCATCGTCACCATGAACGGCGGCCACATCCTCGACTACGAAGGGGTGGATACCATCGCCGTGCCCATGCCGCCGCTCATCTGTATCCCCACCACCGCGGGGTCCGCTGCAGACATCTCCCAGTTCGCCATCATCACCGATACCCGACGCCGCACCAAAATCGCCATCATCAGCAAGGCCATCGTGCCCGACGTCGCCTTGGTGGACCCCTGCACCCTCAAACCCCTGCCCCCGGACCTCACCGCAGCCACCGGCATGGACGTCCTCGCCCATGCCGTGGAAGCCTATGTATCCCTCGCCAGCTCACCCCTGACCGATGTGCACGCCCTGGAAGCGGCACGCTGCATCGTCCAAGCGCTGCCCCAGGCCGTAGCCAACCCTCGCCACGTAGAAGCCCGCGCCCAAACCATGCTGGCGAGCCTGCATGCTGGCATGGCCTTCTCCAATGCCAGCCTCGGCGCGGTGCATGCCCTGGCCCATAGCCTTGGCGGCTTTTGGGATTTGCCCCACGGCGAATGCAACGCCCTGCTCCTCCCGCCAGTGGTGGCCTTCAACTTCCCGGCCGCGCCGCACAAATTCCGCCGCCTCGCCCAGGCCATAGGCCTGGACCTCTCCGGTGCCGACGACGCCACCGCCGCCAAGCTCCTCGAAGACCATCTCACCCGTCTGCGCACCGAACTGGGCATCGTCGGGGGACTTGCGGAACGCGGGGTACGGCCGCAAGACCTCGGTCATCTTGCCCGTATCGCCCTCCAGGACCCTTGTCTCGTCACCAATCCGCGTCCTGCCACCGAAACCGATCTCGAGGCCATCTATGCCCGAATCCTCTAATCCATCTGCCCTGCATCGCATCATTGGGATTTCCGAGACCTCGGCACGCAAGAGTTATTACCCGATCCTGCAGCGCACCATCGCCGAATTGCAGGCGGAAGTGGCGGAGCGCAAACAAGCCGAGGCCGCACTGCGCGCCACGGTACAGCGCATCGAACGCCAGCAGCGTGCCGTACTGCGCCTTCCCCATATCCATGCGGCCAACAGCCTGGATGCGGCCCTCGCCGCCGTGTGCACGGCCGTGGCGCAGGCGCTGGAGCTCACCCGTGCCGCGGTCTGGCGCCTTACGGACAACGCCCTCGCGCCTATGGCCACAAACGGATTCCCCTCCCTGTCTTGCCTCACTGCCGACGTTCTCGCCACCTTCCCCGCAAAAGAGGTCCTCGCCATGGAAGGCACCTGCACCGATACCCGGCTGCAGGTCCTCTGGGAGCGCCTCGGCCAGCCAGGGGCCTTGATCGCAACCCTGGTGTGCGACAACCATGGGCCCTGGGGACTCATCACCGGTGAAGCATCCTCCCCGCGCACCTGGTTTGCCGATGAAACGGCCTTCCTTGGCCGCATGGCCGAACACGTGGCCTTGGTGCTGGCGGAGCACGAGACCCAGCGGCTGCGCGCACTCCTCACCCGTATTGTAGATTCCATGCCCTCGGCGCTCATCACCGTGGACGCCCAAGGGCGCGTCACGCAGTGGAACCGCCACGCAGAGACCCTCACCGGTACCTCGGCAACCCAGGCCCTGGGACGGCCGCTTGCCGAAGCCGCCCCACTCCTTGCGGCGTACAGCGAACTTGCGGCGCAGGCCATGGCCACCCATACGCCCCAGAGCCGCACCCGACAGGCACGCAGCGACGGCACCCGCACGCGCTTCGAAGACGTCACCATCTATCCCCTGGAGCAGATGGAAGGAGCAGTCATCCGCATCGATGACGTCACCGAGCGCCAGCACATGGAACAACTCCTCATTCAATCCGAAAAGATGCTCTCCCTCGGCGGGCTCGCCGCCGGCATGGCCCACGAGATCAACAATCCGCTGGCCTCCATCCTCGGCAGCATCCAGGTGCTTGCCAGTCGCCTCTCCGCCCCGCTGCCTGCCAACCTCAAGGCCGCAGCCGCTGCCAACCTGGATTTCGACGCCCTGCAGCGCTACCTTGCCGCCCGCGATATCCCCACCATGCTTACCGCCATCCAGGACGCAGGCCGCCGGGCGGCCACCCTGGTCACGGGCATGCTCGGCTTTAGCCGCAAGACAGATCCAAGGCTCGTCCCCACTGACCTCGGCGAAGTAATCCGGTCCACCATCGAGCTTGCCCGCATGGACTACGATTTGAAAAAGAACTATGATTTCCGAAGAATCGCCATCGATCTGCACATCGACCCGGATCTGCCCGCCGTGCCGTGTTCTCAAGACAAAATCCAGCAGGTCCTGCTCAACCTTTTGCGAAACGGCGCCGAGGCCATGGCCGAGAAAGCCTACCCGCCCGGCGACGGCCCGCGCTTTACCATCCGCGCAGAATCCGCCCACGATGGCGTCCGCATCCGCGTGGCAGACAACGGCCCTGGTATGGAGCCGGATATCCTTGCCCGCAGCATGGAGCCCTTCTTCACCACCAAGCCGCCGGGCAAGGGTACCGGGCTCGGCCTTTCGGTGAGCTATTTCATCATCACCCAAGAACATGGCGGCCGCATGTACGCGGAGAGCACCCCCGGCCAGGGGAGCTGCTTTACCATCGAGCTTCCCCAGAAACCCGCCAACAAAAACGGAGGCCCGAAGGCCTCCGCGGAAAGGACGCGCCAACGCTCCCAGGACTAAGGGGCTTGCACCAGCACGGTGTCTCCGGGGCGAAGCGGGGCATCGGGATGGAGCCGATTCCAGCGAAGGACATCTTCTGGGGCCGCACCAAACCTGCGGGCGATTGCCCAAAGCGTATCGCCGGGCTGCACCACATAGGAACGCGGAGCAGCCGCTGCCTTGGGTTGCGGGGCATCAGCAGCAGCGGGAATGAACAACCCTTGCCCCGGGCGAAGGGCCCCATCCCGGGCAAGGTTGTTTGCTGCCGCAAGGGCGG
It encodes the following:
- the ercA gene encoding alcohol dehydrogenase-like regulatory protein ErcA codes for the protein MDNPMRTRKFVVPEIVFGHGALDAVGGYTTAFGLKRPLLVSDPGVHAVGWTQRVNEHLEAAGAVAAVFMGITPNPKDHEIMAGVEAYFTHHCDGLIAVGGGSVLDTAKGIGIVTMNGGHILDYEGVDTIAVPMPPLICIPTTAGSAADISQFAIITDTRRRTKIAIISKAIVPDVALVDPCTLKPLPPDLTAATGMDVLAHAVEAYVSLASSPLTDVHALEAARCIVQALPQAVANPRHVEARAQTMLASLHAGMAFSNASLGAVHALAHSLGGFWDLPHGECNALLLPPVVAFNFPAAPHKFRRLAQAIGLDLSGADDATAAKLLEDHLTRLRTELGIVGGLAERGVRPQDLGHLARIALQDPCLVTNPRPATETDLEAIYARIL
- a CDS encoding ATP-binding protein, giving the protein MPESSNPSALHRIIGISETSARKSYYPILQRTIAELQAEVAERKQAEAALRATVQRIERQQRAVLRLPHIHAANSLDAALAAVCTAVAQALELTRAAVWRLTDNALAPMATNGFPSLSCLTADVLATFPAKEVLAMEGTCTDTRLQVLWERLGQPGALIATLVCDNHGPWGLITGEASSPRTWFADETAFLGRMAEHVALVLAEHETQRLRALLTRIVDSMPSALITVDAQGRVTQWNRHAETLTGTSATQALGRPLAEAAPLLAAYSELAAQAMATHTPQSRTRQARSDGTRTRFEDVTIYPLEQMEGAVIRIDDVTERQHMEQLLIQSEKMLSLGGLAAGMAHEINNPLASILGSIQVLASRLSAPLPANLKAAAAANLDFDALQRYLAARDIPTMLTAIQDAGRRAATLVTGMLGFSRKTDPRLVPTDLGEVIRSTIELARMDYDLKKNYDFRRIAIDLHIDPDLPAVPCSQDKIQQVLLNLLRNGAEAMAEKAYPPGDGPRFTIRAESAHDGVRIRVADNGPGMEPDILARSMEPFFTTKPPGKGTGLGLSVSYFIITQEHGGRMYAESTPGQGSCFTIELPQKPANKNGGPKASAERTRQRSQD